TCGGACAGCAGGTCCTTCAGCTGGTCGAGGAAGCCCTGGTCCTCTACCATGGTGGCCGATATGTCGTACAGCTTAGCCACGCACACTGCCGCCGTTTTGCGCACATAGGGATCCTCATCCTTCAGACACTTGCGCAGCGGCTCGCACAGATACTCGGTTATCTTGTCCACCCGTATGCAGCCCATCGTGCGCACGGCCAGGGCACGGATCAGCGGATTGGAGTCCTCGCAGTCCTTCACAAACGTATTCACTGCCATGATGGCCATGTCTGGCTGCGACTTGGCGTAGTTCATCAGATACAAGTAGACCAGCTTCTTAAGCTCCAGATTGTCGGTCTGCATGCAGTTAACTACATCGGGAAAGAGGGCGGACACATCCTTGCCGACGGTCATGCTGGCAATCACCTTCTTCACtgcctccttcttcttctccttcttgtCATTGTTCAGCTCGGACTTGAGCTCGAAGATTTCGCCCTTTTTGGTAGTTGTGAAATACTTGGAATCGGTCATCTTGTTAGCTCTGCTCTACGAACTAGGTAGATCTTTCTGCGGGATATAAAGAAGAAATCGTGCGTTAAACTAAATAAGAGAGCTACTGACAAAATAGGGTATTATTGATTGCGGCGGCATTTCCTTCCCTCTAGGGGCGTAGCAGGCGCACATACACATACCAGCACACCCACAGATAGATACAGAGCTTGAACACGTCTCAAATCAAAGCTGACTTTCAAATTCAACATAAACCCTATTTAACACGTCACGTCCACATAGACCTGTATATTCCTCTATCTACTACAATATTTTCTGAGTTAACACCGTACATTACCTGTAAAACTAGCTTTTTTCGGGCAAAAATATgtattgtttgctttttttctttgctcgGCAGTGTGACCGCGTATTGGTCGAAAAGATGTACGGTCTGACTCTCAGATATATATCGTATGTGCTGCAAGGAATGATGAGACTCATCGCTGCGAAGGCGCCTcaccaaagcaaaaaaaactgGACAACCTTCTGGAGATTGATCGGGAAATGCTTGAAGTCCAGAAATTACTGGATGGTCACCaggaaacaaaattaatattacAATTTCAAATTCGGAAATATTGAGCAGTCTATCGATAGTGAGCCACAAATAAATAGTCGATCTATCGATGGTTTTTCAGCTATATTGTTTACATCATTTTTGGTTTCGCGATTTGAATATTATTGGGTTTCCATTCCATCTTAATTTGAAAGACAAAAACAGCATGTCGTTGGCCACTGTACACTCGGCGCGCCAGCGGATGCCACTTCTGCTGAGGACACCAATGTGCCACCTTAGCTCCTCCGCGACTGTTGCCTCCCAACGAACAGATCCGCAGGTGTTGAGCCCCGACGACTATGCGGCCCTTCTGTCGCCAGAGCAACAAGAGCGATGCATGAAGAAGATGCGCAATCTGCCGGCCTTTCCCCGACCAAAATCCTTGACACCCAATATGCGCGAAAAGCTGTCGGCCTCCGTGCTCATAGCTCTTTGCCAGGAACGGGGCACGTAAGTGGCGGCACAGACGTGTGTATGTACTCGGCCGGAAGAGGTGGCTCCAACTACGTTTGCCGTTCTCTTACTCCTTTCAGCGACGAGATCTCGCTGCTTTATACACGCCGCTCCCGGCACTTGCGTAGTCACAGCTTCCAGATCTCCTTTCCGGGCGGTAAGCGGGACGAGAGCGACGCGAGCTATGTGGACTGTGCCCTGCGCGAGACTGAAGAGGAAATTGGGCTCTCTCGCGATCGCATTCAGGTGTGGGGGGAGGCAAAGCCCCTATATTTGCCCCGAACCTCTGCCATTGTGCCTGTGGTCGGCTTTGTGCCCGACTTTCACATGTCGGAGCTGCGTCTGAACTGGGAAGAGGTGGAGGAAGTATTCAGCATACCGCTGAACGCATTGATGGCACCCAAGGCAGCGCGGCACACGCAATTTCGTAGCGGCTACAGTGGCCCCGTCTTCGTGGTTGATCACTACCGCATCTGGGGCATCACTGGCTACCTGACCCACGTCTTCCTGCACTGTCTGCTGCCCCCGAGCCTGCTGCCCGAGTCCCTCAAGACGAATATCAAATTTGTGCGTCCCTTCAAAATTCCACCAAAACCAGGGCATCATCATTCGGACCCATCAATGGCTAGCTAGTTGGGAACGGAACCCGGCCCAGGGCTTCCACTCAATTAAAATTGAGTTGGTTGAACCCCGAAATGGGTTACACACTTGTGACTGTTTCGATTAAATCAATCATCCGCCAAAAAGCTCGTGTTCTCTTCTGTTTCTTGTTATGTACAGACTTGTTtgtaaaatttaataaaacttGATTTTTACATTATACTATTTCAACACTGTCTGCAATAACACTCGAATATGTACCTGGAAGACGCAAACGTCCTCTCTGTATACGCAATCCGTGGCGCTCTCTGGTTCCTTGAGCGGCTGGGACGCCGGTGGACGTGCAGGTACCGCTCAGAGGAACGCCCTTTCCTTTGGACAGCAGAAACAGGGTATTGATGGAGCGCATCTACTTGGGGACTGGGGCTTCTCCAGCCTCCAGGGTTGATTATTGAGTAAAATGGATTACATAAAAATAACACCATTTTGATTTTGTCTTTttgtgtttcgttttttttattttttttatttttaattttctcttaaatacaaaaaatactctTCATTTCCTCTTTtcatttgccttttgtttttttttatgttataaaatattaaaatacaagTTAAAAGCGAACAAAATGGCAACGGGCGCCAGGGAgcaagaaacaaacaaaaaaataataatcaaaaaatCATAATTTAGGCAGAAAAAAATGCACATTTTTTTCTCcattacacacacaaaaaaagaattaaaattgaaaagctCCTTGCTGAATACAAAGTTTAAagtaaaatcaaataataaaaaaatatttgtaaatatatGGGCCAAGACCGGGTGGGGGTGGTAGTGTTTGTGGCCTATACAATGCCATTGGATAAGCCATTAATTGCGTATCGAGCTATcgtataatatatgtatatgtatggatatTTGCATGTCAAACACAAATATGGagttcattaattaattaaacaaaaatacaccGCCGCAGACGGCTGGGTGGTGTTTGAATCAAGCATAGCTGAAGAAAGGCAACGCGGCTGCTAAAGAACACTTGTTATGCTTTTGCTATTTACTCTCTATACACGAGTATTGGTGTATAGGTGtgttgtatatatatgtatgtatagtatagtatatgCGTGGATATTATGTATATCATGGTTGTAGTATACAATAATTTATAAGTCCTGGTTGTCGCTACATTCGGGTGCACGGTTGCACGGTTGCACATCGGGGGTTTAGTTGTAAAGTTGtcaaaaatatgaattatttgttttgtatacATATGATGTATATTTGGgggctgctactgctactgctactgctgctgcgctgcgtGTGCTGCTTTTTATAGGAAATTTACTCCGATATATCAATTGGAATGGATGTGGTAAACGTGGgcgtctccagctcctcgtGCTTCTTCATTTTGAGACTCTGCGCGAAGGCGAGCAAGAATCagtaaacataaataaatcataaatagAGCGAACCCACCTGTTGCAGCTTATAGTGATTGATAATGTCCTGGTCGGCCGGGCACGATTGTGTAAAGGCATCCAGCTGATACATGTGGTACATGTAACGCCACAGCGCTGTCAAGTGCGTCTGAAGTGCGGAAGAAGGAGAGGAGATGATCATTAGGACTACTTAGTGTTTCGTTTCGCTTGGGTTTCGTTGCACTTACTGGTATCTCAAAGTCCACAAAGTATTTGCCAGCCACACGGATGTGCTGGAGACGGGGCATCAGCTCACAGTCGAAGCAGCACATGGTGTCGCCCGTAAGGAAGCGTGTATTGCGATTGGCCAAATGGTCGTTGATCTTCTTGAGGTGCGACAAGAGGGCATTGTTCTTGGCATCGTCCTTCTTCACCAGCATCAGCTTCAACTTCACATACAGGTTCTCGATCAGAGTGGCCACCTCCTTGTCCTGCACGAACAGATTGTAGCCGCCGGGTATATTCTTCATAATGTGACGCTCGATCTTCTCGTTCTCCAGTATGGCTAGGCCGTTGTCAATCAGGATGGGCGGATGCGTCGCCTCGAAATTGGTGCGGAAATCTGGCGGCGGCTTCTGCATGTCCACTGTGGTCACCTTCAGGCTGATTGTCTTTAGCTCGGCCAGCAGATAAAGGTCCATGAAGTACTCCTGACAGAACAGGCAGGCACCCTTGCGGCGTCCATCGATGGTGGAGGCCTGTGCAAAATGAGAAAATGCGAAAACACACAACAATTAACAATTAGTTAATGTGGGTCAAATGTTTTTCGTGGCAATCAGCTGTCTGTCTAATGGGAATTTAGCTTGCATAATGATGGGGTCGGTCGGTGGCTTCGCGTGCCGCCAATTACcgataaataaatcaaataaagttTCCAGCCCAAATGAAACAACATAATTTCAGTCATGTGACATCATCACATCATGATCAGAGCTCTGACGCTGGCAGAATGAGTAATTGGAGGCGGCTCTTCTTCGCCTTCGACTTTGCTTTCATGCGAATCGGGCAGGAAGTGGAGGTGGGCCCGAGcctagagacagagacagagccacagccagagccagagccttgTTCTTGATGCACTGCCAAGGCCAGCAGCGGCCACACATGTACATcagatgacgacgatgacatcatcatcacatcaGATGGCAATGTGCGCGCGAGAGGTTTACTTGTTGATTTCCACTGCCTTTcccgttgttgctgttgctgttgcccgttgccgttgcccgttgccgttgcccgttgcctttgccgttTACTGTCGACAGCCGGCTTAACTTCAATGGCAATCAATGTGTGCGTTAGATAAGCATTCAGCATTCCTGTTTGCCTTTTACACAGCAGTTGATTGGAGAACAATACCCCCGCCACAACGGGGCAAACGAAAAGCTGGAATCCCCGCCTACATGGCTATTGAATCCTCTCCAGCATCCGATTAAAAGAAAGCCCGCTATCGATAATTGGAAACGCGTTAGGCTCGCTCCGACAAATACTTAACGCCTGAATTCccaaacaattaaattttaattccTGATATCTAGTTAATTAGCGTTTGCCCTGTGAGTTAATGGCTTAATAGGCCTCAACCCACATggcccccccagccccccacaGCCCCGCCAGCAGCATAATCAACCGCAACAGCAAAACAATGGCGCTGTGGGAGCGCAGCAAGAAGTGGTTTTTTTCGTATCAATTTCGCTTTGGTGCTTAAACGGTGCTTATTTTTCATTATTgcttcttatttattttttttttttgttatacaCCAACAAAGCagagtagagtatgttattaacTGTGCTTGCTGGATGCGATACACACGCGTCCCCATCCATCGGGAATGTACCGAATGACCCGGATTACATGCGGGGCATTTATTTGCTGTATCTTATTTTTAGCctcatttgccatttgctgtggctttggctttggctttggcgttGCTTTTCTCCATCAGTGTTCGCAATATGAATTGCAAAAATCGCAAATTGTACAATAAATGTGTGGCAACGCCAAaggtcagtcagtcagtcagccagtcagtcagacAATCGGGCAATCTTGCggggtgctgctgcctctgctgcaaTTTGACGCTTTCAAAATAGAAATGACGAGAGAGAAGAGACGGCAGCACGGCACGGCAGcagaaaaacaacaccaaaagTAGTTAGCAAATGTCAAGTGCCATtcacatgcacacacatgcacatccacatccacacatgctatgtatgtacatatatggcaCTTCTGGCTAATAAaatccacacacatacacaatcGTACCTCTTGCCAATAAAAACTGTtgatttttaaacaaatttttcgTTGGAAATACATAATttatgaatgtgtgtgtgtgtgctgccaatcatacatatgtatgtgtaggtTCCACATACAGTTGAGGTCCAAATAGTAGTAACGGTGGTGCAACCATCTCAGCAGGAAGAGCTTACATTCCACTAGCTAAGAAATACTTTATTCTAGAATTGGTTTTCAAACAATGAGCCAATGAGCCCAATGAGAGAGATGAGATTTATACCCTATACCATAGGGCCCCAGGCTATAGCTCTGCCCAAATCGTATGTCCCTGAGGaacttttgaaaaataatattGTGGACAGACCATCACCGATACTATCTCTAGGTTTCTCAAGAATTGCCACATATTAGTGCTTACGATATGGTCTAAGGTCTAGTTGCCCGCCACTCTATTCCGACATTAAAATGTATCATCCCGACTGTCGATTGGGACATTCCAAATCAG
The sequence above is a segment of the Drosophila pseudoobscura strain MV-25-SWS-2005 chromosome X, UCI_Dpse_MV25, whole genome shotgun sequence genome. Coding sequences within it:
- the LOC4814648 gene encoding nucleoside diphosphate-linked moiety X motif 8 produces the protein MVFQLYCLHHFWFRDLNIIGFPFHLNLKDKNSMSLATVHSARQRMPLLLRTPMCHLSSSATVASQRTDPQVLSPDDYAALLSPEQQERCMKKMRNLPAFPRPKSLTPNMREKLSASVLIALCQERGTDEISLLYTRRSRHLRSHSFQISFPGGKRDESDASYVDCALRETEEEIGLSRDRIQVWGEAKPLYLPRTSAIVPVVGFVPDFHMSELRLNWEEVEEVFSIPLNALMAPKAARHTQFRSGYSGPVFVVDHYRIWGITGYLTHVFLHCLLPPSLLPESLKTNIKFVRPFKIPPKPGHHHSDPSMAS
- the Clic gene encoding chloride intracellular channel exc-4; the encoded protein is MSAADVETQSQQETTNGSSKFDVPEIELIIKASTIDGRRKGACLFCQEYFMDLYLLAELKTISLKVTTVDMQKPPPDFRTNFEATHPPILIDNGLAILENEKIERHIMKNIPGGYNLFVQDKEVATLIENLYVKLKLMLVKKDDAKNNALLSHLKKINDHLANRNTRFLTGDTMCCFDCELMPRLQHIRVAGKYFVDFEIPTHLTALWRYMYHMYQLDAFTQSCPADQDIINHYKLQQSLKMKKHEELETPTFTTSIPIDISE